A window of Zingiber officinale cultivar Zhangliang chromosome 5A, Zo_v1.1, whole genome shotgun sequence contains these coding sequences:
- the LOC121981392 gene encoding caffeoyl-CoA O-methyltransferase-like yields MESSSDDHVILLQDHKTLLKSGALYQYLLETSVYPREPDAMKELRSITVNHPLNGIATAADEAQFLSMLLKVMNAKKTMEIGVFTGYSLLATALALPDDGKIIAIDVNREFYELGVPVIQNAGVSHKIDFREGEALPILDELMKEEGKKGSFDFIFVDADKKNYINYHSRAVELVRVGGIVAYDNTLWYGSVVALPEETLPSYVMGFRDDVIKFNKYLAADHRVEICHLSISDGLTLCRRLS; encoded by the exons ATGGAGAGCTCGTCCGATGATCATGTGATCCTGTTGCAAGACCACAAAACTCTCCTGAAGAGCGGGGCTCTATACCAG TATTTACTGGAGACGAGCGTGTATCCGCGTGAACCTGACGCCATGAAGGAGCTCCGCAGCATCACGGTCAACCATCCCTT GAATGGCATCGCTACAGCAGCAGATGAGGCTCAATTTTTGAGCATGCTTCTCAAGGTGATGAACGCGAAGAAGACAATGGAGATCGGTGTATTCACCGGCTACTCCCTCCTCGCGACTGCCCTTGCCCTCCCGGACGACGGAAAG ATAATAGCCATTGATGTAAACCGAGAGTTCTATGAGCTTGGGGTGCCTGTGATCCAAAATGCCGGGGTTTCACACAAGATTGACTTCCGAGAGGGCGAGGCTCTACCCATCCTTGATGAACTGATGAAGGAG GAAGGCAAGAAGGGGTCCTTTGACTTCATCTTCGTTGACGCTGACAAGAAAAACTACATCAACTACCACTCGCGGGCGGTGGAGCTCGTGCGGGTGGGTGGCATCGTCGCCTACGACAACACGCTCTGGTACGGTTCCGTGGTGGCACTGCCAGAGGAAACTCTCCCTAGCTATGTCATGGGTTTCAGGGATGACGTCATCAAGTTCAACAAGTACCTCGCCGCCGACCACCGCGTCGAAATCTGCCATCTCTCCATCTCCGATGGCCTCACACTCTGCCGCCGCCTGTCTTGA